The following are encoded in a window of Acidobacteriota bacterium genomic DNA:
- a CDS encoding UMP kinase, protein MRMSKLPGYGRVLLKVSGEALQGKTTEPFDPEFLDYLGNEISEVAELGYEVGIVVGGGNIFRGLSGKDFGVERVTGDYMGMLATLINCLAISEALNRKGCKTRVLSPFFLPQVSDAVSWVNARQALEEGFVVLFAGGTGNPFFTTDSAAVLRALEAGCRVVLKATKVNGVYDKDPSMNPDAVFMPRLTYDEALSRNLGVMDATAFSLCREHHLPIVVFNIFEPGNIRRAVMGERVGSLVN, encoded by the coding sequence GTGCGGATGTCGAAACTGCCGGGTTACGGGCGAGTCCTGCTGAAAGTGAGCGGGGAGGCCCTCCAGGGGAAGACCACCGAACCCTTCGACCCCGAATTCCTGGACTATCTCGGGAACGAGATCTCCGAGGTCGCCGAACTGGGGTACGAGGTGGGGATCGTCGTGGGCGGGGGAAACATCTTCCGCGGGCTTTCCGGGAAGGATTTCGGGGTGGAGCGGGTGACGGGGGACTACATGGGGATGCTGGCCACCCTGATCAACTGCCTGGCCATCTCCGAGGCGCTCAATCGGAAGGGCTGCAAGACGAGGGTCCTCTCCCCGTTTTTCCTCCCCCAGGTCTCGGACGCCGTGTCCTGGGTCAATGCGCGCCAGGCCCTCGAGGAGGGCTTCGTGGTCCTCTTCGCCGGCGGCACGGGGAACCCCTTCTTCACCACCGACTCCGCCGCGGTCCTTCGGGCCCTGGAAGCGGGTTGCCGCGTGGTCCTCAAGGCCACCAAGGTGAACGGCGTCTACGACAAGGACCCCTCCATGAACCCGGACGCCGTCTTCATGCCGCGGCTGACGTACGACGAGGCGCTCTCCCGCAACCTCGGGGTCATGGACGCCACGGCGTTCTCCCTCTGCCGGGAGCACCACCTCCCCATCGTGGTCTTCAACATTTTCGAGCCGGGGAACATCCGCAGGGCGGTGATGGGCGAGCGCGTGGGGTCGCTGGTCAATTGA